The window TTTGTTATTTTTTAGCTTTTCCATAATATTTTATGATTTACTAATAGGTAGGGTGTTTTTTTAATTAGTTACAATGATTTTTATAAATTTTAAATCATTGTTAATTTATTGAATTTCAACTACTTAATATTTTGTTAAAATTTAAATTATGTCCTGTTTAGTTAATTACGTTAACATTTGAGTTGTTTTTTTAACACTCTTTAACATGGTTGTATAAAACCCCTATTAATAGGGACTTACAGTCTTAATTAAGGTTTAATTAAGATTTAATTAACGTTTGTTAACTTTTAAAATAGGTGGGTAATAAGTTTAAGTATAGTTTTGCCTCGTCAAACAAGTAAAAGTTCAAAATGATGAAAAGATTCATTCTCGTAATCATAATGATGATTTCAACACTAGGTATTTATTCATTTACGAGTAATGCTGTAGATGCGAAGAAAACAAGTTATGCATCGTACTACCACGATAAATTTAACGGTAGAAAAACTGCAAGCGGTGAGGTTTTTGATAATTCAAAACTTACTGCAGCGCACAGAACGCTTCCTTTTGGTACTGAAATTAGAGTAACCAATCTGAACAATGGTAAAGAAGTAATCGTATCGATTAATGATAGAGGACCTTTCCATTCGTCAAGAGCATTAGATATGTCTAAAGCCGCGTTCGATGAAATCGGAAATACCGATCACGGTACCATTCCGGTAGAATATGAAATTGTCGATTAATTTATGATTTAAATTAGAAAGCCAGCTAAATTTTAGCTGGCTTTTATGTTTTATCACTCTTCCTCACTAATTTATTATTTAGGCTGACAATTTTCATTTTATTAAACAACTCATATCAAATAATGTTGATATCTGTAATTTGAACTCCAGATGAATTCAATATTTAACAGGGTTCAAAACAAGTTCTTTTTTATTTTACAGCCTCTATTTTTTTCTTTTGTAATTTGATGCTTGTGTTCTAAATTAATTGACTGAATTTCAATTAATATTGCGAAAAAATCAATGAATAGAATTTAGGGAAGTAATAAAATATTCATCAATAGGAAGATTTTTTAAGCTGTTTTGTTTGATTAAGATACTGTTTAATAGCGTGTTGTATTTAAAAAAAATGGTATTATGTAATGAAGAGTTAATTAAATTATTATTTTCCTATTTTTTTTAACGTTTTTTAACGCTATGCTTCAATTGCACTATTCATAGTGAATCACAGTCTTTTTTAAGTTTTAATTAAGTTTTATTTAATACTCGTTAACCATTAAAATAGGCAGGTGTAATGTTTAGCTATAGTTTTGCACCGTCAAACAAATAAAAGTTCAACATGATGAAAAGATTCATTCTCGTAATCATAATGATGATTTCAACACTAGGTATGTATTCATTTACGAATAATGCTGTAGATGCGAAGAAAACAAGTTATGCATCGTACTACCACGATAAATTTAACGGTAGAAAAACTGCTAGCGGAGCAATTTTTGATAATTCAAAACTTACTGCAGCGCACAGAACGCTTCCTTTTGGTACCGTAGTTAGGGTAACCAATCTGAACAATGGTAAAGAAGTAATTGTATCGATTAATGATAGAGGTCCTTTCCATTCAGCTAGAGCATTAGATATGTCTAAAGCTGCGTTCGATGAAATCGGAAATATCGACCACGGTGTTATTCCGGTACAATATGAAATTGTCGATTAATTTATGATTTAAATTAGAAAGCCAGCTAAATTTTAGCTGGCTTTTATATTTTTAGAAGTTGAATTCTAGCAGCGCAGGGCAATGGTCAGAATGTACCGCTTCCTTCAAAATAACTGCTCTGCTGAGCTTATCTTTTAAAGAATAAGAAGCAAAGTTGTAATCTAATCTCCAACCTTTGTTATTCGCTCTTGCGTTTTGTCGATAGCTCCACCAAGTGTAATTGTCTGGTTCGTTATTAAATAGCCTAAACGTGTCTATCAGTTCACATTCGTCGATGAAGTTGGTCATCCATTCTCTTTCCATGGGCAAAAAGCCGGAAGTATTTTTCAAACCTACAGGATTATGAATGTCAATGGCATGATGACAGATATTAAAATCTCCCGAAATAATCAAATTCGGAATTTCTTTCTTTAAATTTTTTATATATTCTAAAAAGTCATGGCAAAACTGCATTTTAAATTCCAGTCTTTCAATATTTGAAGCAGAAGGAACGTAAACAGAAATTACTGAAAATCCATCAAAATCAGCACGGATGATTCTTCCTTCGTTATCATAACTTTCAATTCCGCAGCCATATTCTACATGGTTAGGTTTTGTTTTCGATGCAATTCCGACTCCGCTGTAGCCTTTTTTCTGTGCAGAATGCCAATAACTGTGATATCCTACTTTTTCAAGACTTTCGATGTCGATTTGGTCATTCCCAGCTTTACTTTCCTGAATACAAATAATATCCGGATCGGCAGTTTTCAGCCATCCTAAAAAATCTTTGGTAAAAGCGGCTCTTATGCCGTTGACGTTATAGGTAATTAATCTCATAAATAAATATATAAGCAAAGTTATAAAAACAAATGCCGGTTTTTGTACCGACATTCATAACTTGTTTATTTTTCACTTTTAAAAATTAACTTTCCGTCTTTGTGAAGTTCGTTTTCATTTCCTTTGCCTCGTAATTCATAATGTTCATTTTTATACCAAATTCCGGATGCTGCTTTTTGACCTTCAAGTTCTATCGTTTCACCGTTCAATACTAAAGTGACTATATTTTTTGTATTATTAAAAGTCATGTCTAGCTTTTTTCCGTTTTTATCAGAAATCGTGGTCTTGATGATTTCCGGATTAGATTCTGTTTGATTGTTTGTCAATGAATCACTGATAGATTGATGGGTTGAATCTTTCGGAGAACTCATTATAGAATCTGAACCGAGAGAAGAATCTGATGCTGGATTTTCTTTTTTACAAGCTGCTAAAGTTAATACAGCAACAAAAGAAGCTGCTAAAATGCTTTTATTCATAATTATTATATTAAGGATGAAAATAGATTTCAAATTATATACCAAAATTCGGGCTGAAAAATTCAGCCCGAATTAAATTTTTAAAAGAAATAAGCAGATAAAAGCCTTTTCAAAAAGCAAATTGCCAAAACCTAACTGTTATTTCGGCTCTAGAACACTTATCGGAATAATACATTCTTCCAAAGAAATTCCACCGTGTTGATAAGTTTCTTTATAATAATTTACAAAGTGATTGTAATTTTTAGGATAGGCTAAAAATATATTGTTCTTGGCGAAAATATATTTCGAGCTTAAGTTTCCTTTAGGTAAAAACAGTTTTTCAGGATTGCTCACTGCCCAAACATCTTTATCATCGTACGTCAAGCTTTTCCCTGTTTTGTAACGGATGTTGGTTGAGGTTTCTCTATCACCAACAACTCGGCTTGGTTTTTTCACATAAACGGTTCCGTGATCGGTTGTTATTACTAATTTGAATCCGTTTTCTGCAGCAAGTTTAATAATCTTAATTAAAGAAGAGTTCTCAAACCAGTTTGATGTTAATGATCTAAACGTTTTATCATCTCTGATTAGCTGATCAACAATATGATTATCTGTTTTTGCGTGCGAAAGAATATCGATAAAGTTGTAAACAATTACTAAAAGATCATTGTTTTTGTGCTGATTAAAGTCGTCATAGATTTTTCTTTCAAAATCGGCATTCAAAACTTTTAGATATTTCATTGATTTCGAACTTAAACCAACTCTTTTCATCTGATCTTCCAGGAAATCACGCTCAAATTCATTCTTATTTCCTTCTTCATTGTCGTTAAACCATTTTTCAGGGAAACGCTTTTCAATTTCTGAAGGTAAAAGTCCTGCAAAAAAAGAGTTTCTTGCATATTGTGTAGCCGTCGGAAGAATACTGTAATAATAATCTTCAGAAACTTTATTGTAATACTTGGTAAAAAGAGGTTCTATCACTTTCCATTGGTCGTATCTTAGATTATCAACCATCAAAAGAAGTACTTTATCTTTTTCAACTTCAGCTTTTACTTTATCTTTAAATAAAGTGTGGCTCATCATTGGTTTGTCTGAACTGTTGAGCCAGTCTTCGTAATTATTTTCAATAAATTTAGCAAACTGAATATTGGCTTCCTCTTTTTGTGACTGAAGAAGATCGGCAAATTCGTTATCGGTTACTTTATCAAATTTAAGCTCCCAATTCACAATTTTTTTATAGTATTCTGCCCAATCTTGGTAGGTTCTCAGATAAGAAAGTTCCATAGAAAGGCTTCTGAATTCCTGCTGATACTGCAAAATAGTTTTCTGCTCAACCAAATTTTCTTCCTGAAGATTTTTCTTTAATGAAAGTAAAATCTGATTTGGGTTGACGGGCTTTAAGATATAATCTGCAATCTGCGAACCGATTGCTTCTTCCATAATATGTTCTTCTTCACTTTTGGTGACCATTACTATTTTTAAAGCATTGTCTTTTTCTTTAATCATTGGGATGGCTTCCAATCCGGAAATTCCCGGCATATTTTCGTCGATTAACGTTAAATCAAATTTCTCAGAATCAATCAATTCTAAAGCCTCATTCACGTTGTTCACCGGAGTTACAACGTAGCCCTTCTTTTCAAGAAAAACGATATGAGGTTTTAGTAAATCTATTTCATCATCAATCCATAATATTTTATTTGACATACAAGTTTATTTTTTTATGCGGAATATAGTATCAAAACTTCGACCAAAACTTTATAAAACCTCACAAAATAAAGGGGTTAAAAGTTAAATCTTAGTTAAAGATTTTCATCTCAAATTATTGCATGAAGATAAGATAAATACTGCGATTTGTAAACAAATTTTAATGTTTATATTCTAAATAATAATCTGCCATTTTCGTCGAATTGACTTTAAAAACCTAATTTTGCATTAGTCTCAGAATACTTCCATGCAGAACAAGCTTAAAATCATCAACGATCCGGTACACGGTTTCATCAAAATACCTCACGAAATCTTATTTGATGTTATAGAACATCCTTATTTTCAAAGATTAAGAAGAATTTCGCAGACCGGGCTTTTAAATTTAATTTTTCCGGGAGCAACCCATACAAGATTTCATCATGCCATTGGTGCGATGCACTTGATGTTTACCGCTTTGGAAACTTTAAAGCAAAAAGGAGTTGCTATTTCTGTTGAAGAGGAAAAAGGAGCTATGTTGGCAATCTTGATGCACGATATTGGTCACGGGCCGTTTTCTCATGCTTTGGAAAGTATGTTGATGGATGATTGGCATCACGAAAATCTTTCATTATTATTAATGAATAGATTAAATGATGAATTTAATGGCCAGCTGTCAATAGCTATAGAAATGTTTCAGGGGAAATACCACAGAAAATTTTTTAATCAGTTAATCAGTTCGCAGTTGGATGTCGATCGTTTAGATTATTTAAATAGAGACAGTTTTTTTACAGGAGTTTCAGAAGGGAATATCAATACGCAAAGGATTATTTCGATGATGAATGTTTGCGAAGAAGAATTGGTGATTGATGCAAAAGGTGTTTATTCTATCGAAAACTTTCTGACGGCAAGAATGTTTATGTATTGGCAGGTTTATTACCACAAAACTTCAGCTTTGGCAGAATTTATTTTGGTTAAAATCCTCGAAAGAGCAAAATATCTGGTTTCGGAAGGAGTCGATTTACCGGCAACAGAAAATTTAAATTATTTTTTAAACAGAGGTAAAAGTGCAGCGACTGATGAAGATGTAGAACGTTTTACACAACTTGACGATAATGATATTATTCATGCAATGAAAATTTGGCAGAAGTCAGATGATTTTATACTTGCTTACTGGTGTAAATGCGTTATTCAGCGTAGTTTCCCTAAGACAATTATTTCTTCACAACCTTTTGATGCAGAATTTATTAAAGAAAAGATAAAAAGTACCAACGATTTTTTTGGAATTGATAACGGTGAAGAATTGGTTCATCAGATTACAAGAAGTTTACTGCCTTATGATACTGAAAAGCAACCAATTTACCTTCTTCAGAAAAATGGAAAAGTTTTAAAATTAGATGAGTCTGAAGACCAGCTTTTGTCTGGCCTCATCGTACATAAGACGAAGAGATATATCCTCGCGTTTCCAAGAATGTGATGCTGAATTTTCTTAAATATTATTAAAATCGATATTCCATAAACTAAAAAATGTTTGCGAATAAGAGAATTTCTTATCTTTGCAGAATATGGAATTTACAGCTTCGCAAATTGCAAGTTTTATCGACGGTAAAATTATAGGTGACGAAAACGCACTTATTACTGGCGTTTCACCGATCGAAAGCGGAGAAGCCGGTCATCTTTCTTTTGTTGCACAAGATCGTTTTGCGCATCATTTAGAGACTTCGCAATGTTCGGTACTTATTGTTACCGAGACCCTTATCAATAAAGATCAATATAATCCTACCATTATAGCTGTAAAAGATGCTTATCTTTCTTTTCAGATTTTAATGAATCTGTATCAAGAAATGCAGGGCAGAAAAGAAGGTGTTGAAGATGGTTCTTCCATTCACGACACTGCTGTTATTGGAGATAGAGTTTATATCGGAGCTTTTACTTATGTTTCAGAAAAAGCTAAAATTGGTGAAGGCTCACAGATTTTTCCTCAAGTATACATTGGTAAAGGGGTGAAGATTGGTAAAAACTGTAAAATCGATAGTGGTGCAAGAATCTATGATTATTGTATTATTGGCGATAATTGTGTAATCCATTCTAATACCGTTATCGGTGGCGACGGATTTGGTTTTCAGCCTACTCCGGAAGGTTTCCAGAAAATCCCTCAACTAGGGAATGTTATTATTGAAGATAACGTGGAAATCGGATCTAATTGCAGCATCGACAGAGCAACCATTGGTTCTACAACTATTGGGAAAGGAACAAAAATCGATAACTTGATTCAGATTGCACACAATGTAAAAATCGGTGCCAACAATGTAATTGCTGCGCAAGCGGGAATTGCAGGTTCTACGACTATTGGAGATTGGAACCAGATTGGCGGTCAGGTGGGAATCGTAGGTCATATAAAAATAGGAAATCAGGTGAAAATTCAGGCACAAAGTGGAGTGAATTCCAGCGTTAATGATAAAGAAACTATTTACGGTTCTCCTGCGATAAGCTACAACGACTACCTTAGAAGTTATGTACACTTCAGGAATCTTCCTGAATTGGCTAAAAGAATAAATAATCTTGAGAATAACTCAAAAGATCATACTAATGAGTGATATGCAAAAAACCCTTCAGGAAGAGGTTACTCTTTCTGGAATCGGTCTTCATACTGGTAAAGAAGTAAAACTAACCATTAAACCTGCAAAAGAAAATACAGGTTTTGTTTTCGTTCGAACAGATCTTGAAGGAAGACCTCATGTAGAAGCAGACGTAAATTACGTGGTGGCTACAGAAAGAGGAACTACTTTGGAAAAGCTTGGCGTTAAAATCAATACTTGCGAACATCTTTTAGCTGCTTTGGTTGGTTGTGATATCGACAATGCTGTTATGGAAATGGATGCTTCTGAACCTCCGATTTTAGATGGTTCTTCAAAATTCTTTGTTGAAGCTATCGAAAGTGTAGGAGTGGTAGAACAAGCTGTTGCAAGAGAATATCTTGTTGTAAAAGAAGTATTAAGCTACAGCGATCCGGCTACGGGTTCAGAAATCACAATTATTCCTTCAGATCATTACGAAGTGACAACCATGGTAGATTTTGGTACTAAAGTTTTAGGAACTCAGAATGCTACCCTTAAAAATATTTCAGAATTTAAAGAAGAAATTTCTTCTGCAAGAACATTCAGCTTTTTGCACGAATTAGAGATGCTTCTTGATCACGGTTTAATTAAAGGGGGAGATATCTCTAATGCAATTGTTTATGTTGACAAAGATCTCACTCCTGAAACGACCGAAAAACTGAAAAAAGCTTTCGGGAAAGATCATGTTTCTATTAGACCCAACGGAATTTTAGATAACTTAACTTTAAACTATCCAAACGAAGCAGCAAGACACAAATTATTAGATGTAATTGGTGATTTGGCTTTAACTGGAGTTAAAATTAAAGGAAAAGTTATTGCCAATAAACCTGGACATTTTGTAAACACTCAGTTTGCTAAAAAGCTAAACCGTCAGTGGAAATTACAGAAAAAGAAAAATGTTCCAGAATTTGATTTATCGAAAGAGCCTGTTTTCGATATCAACGGAATTATGAAGTTGATGCCTCACAGACCTCCTTTCTTATTGATTGATAAGATTCTTGAGCTTTCAGACTCTCATGTTGTTGGTTTAAAGAATGTAACAATGAATGAGCCTTTCTTCGTGGGTCATTTCCCTAAAGAGCCGGTTATGCCTGGAGTTTTACAGGTAGAAGCTTTAGCACAGACAGGAGGAATATTGGTTTTGGCAAGCGTTCCGGATCCTGAAAATTATTCAACTTATTTCATTAAAATAGATAAGGTAAAATTCAAGAGAAAAGTTGTTCCTGGTGATACAATGATTTTCAAAATTGAATTGATAGAGCCAATCAGAAGAGGTATTGTTCATATGCAAGGATATGGTTATGTTGGCGATACAGTTGCTGTAGAAGCAGAACTAATGGCTCAAGTTGCAAAAAATAAAATTGATTAAATGATTCATCAATTAGCAGCCGTTGATAAGCGTGCAAAAATCAGCAAAAACGTTGTCGTAGAGCCATTCACTACCATTGCAGGAGATGTAGAAATAGGAGAGGGGTCTTGGATTGGTTCAAATGTAACCATCATGGATGGCGCAAGAATCGGTAAAAACTGTAGAATTTTTCCCGGAACTGTAATTTCTGCAATTCCTCAGGATTTAAAATTCGATGGTGAAGACACCCAAACGATTATCGGTGACGATACTACAATCAGAGAATGTGTAACGGTAAATAGAGGAACCAAGGCTTTAGGTTATACAAAAATCGGGGCAAATTGTTTGATTATGGCAACTACGCATATTGCTCACGACTGTGTAATCGGTGATCACGTTATCATTGTAAACGGTTGCGGTATTGCAGGTCACGTAGAAATTGGTGATTATACAGTAATGGGAGGTTTATCGGCTGTGCATCAGTTTGGTAAAATCGGAAAACATGTAATGATTTCTGGTGGTACTTTGGTGAGAAAAGATATTCCGCCTTACGTAAAAGTAGCAAGAGAGCCGATGGCTTATGCAGGAATCAATTCTGTAGGTTTAAGAAGAAGAGGCTTTACAAATGAGAAAATCTTTGAAATTCAGAAAATTTACAGAGCGATCTTTCAAATGAAGATGAATGTTTCTCAGGCAGTGACGCATATCGAAAAAGAAATGCTTCCTACTGCTGAAAGAGATGAAATTCTTCAGTTTATTCAAAACTCACCTAGAGGTATCGTAAAAGGATACGGAACAGGAAAAGAATAATTTATATTGATGAAAATTTTAGTATTGATTCTTACCGTTTTATCTTCTTGTTTTTTTGCTCAGCAGAAAAGAGATTTATCTTTAGATGTTAAAGATTCTCTGGCAGTTAAAAATGTAAATTCAATCTTAGATTATTCAAAAAAATCTTTTTCAAATTTAAATTCAGACTTAAAAAGTTCATCAGAAGTAAACAAAAATTTAGACCAGCTTTTAATTAATACCATCAATTTTAATACGGTGATTAATAATCGTGCTGTAACTCCTACAGATGCAGGAACGTTTTACAGACCGAGAGTTGATGCGATGGATATGCTTGGGAGAAAAGTTTTGAGCCTTCAGGTTTACAAATCAAAATAAAAAATAATACATAAAAATTAATGGCAACAAGTAACGATATCAGAAAAGGTCTTTGCATTGAATTCAGCAATGATATTTTCAAAATTATTGAGTTTCTTCACGTAAAACCAGGAAAAGGTCCTGCTTTCGTAAGAACAAAAATGAAATCTGTAACCAACGGAAAAGTTCTTGATAACACTTTCTCTGCAGGTCACAAAATTGACGAAGTAAAAGTTATTACTAGAAAATTCCAGTATCTTTATGATGACGAGAATGGTTTCCACTTTATGAATAACGAAGATTTTTCTCAGTTATATTTAAACAAAGAAATGATCGAAAACTCAAACTTGATGAAAGCAGGTGAAGAAGTGACCATCATTTTGAAAGAAGCAGACGAAACTCCGCTTTCTGCTGAATTGCCACAGTCAGTTTATTTAGAAGTTATCGAAGCTGATCCAGGTGTAAAAGGAAATACTGCTACCAATGCCTTGAAAAACGCAATCGTTGAAACAGGTGCAAGAGTAATGGTTCCTTTGTTCATCGAGCCGGGTGACAAAATCAAAGTGAGCACAGAAGACGGTTCTTACTTGGAAAGAGTAAAGTAAGAATCTTACAATATCATGAAGCTGGAAGATAATAACTTTCAGCTTTCATTTTTTTATGGCAGCAATTTCCGCCCTCCGTTCCCGCTTTTTTGCCTCCGCTTCGCTCCGGCAAAAAGAGCTCCACTCAGGTCGGGCTGCAATGTAGACAGAAAAATAAATTTTGTCAGAACATCAGATTTTGACAAAGTTAATTCTAAACATCATTAAAAACCGTGTCAAGGTTTCAAACCTTGACACGGTTGATTTAAACTAAAACATCATTTAAAAATATGACGTTTCATCAGCCACAAAAACTGAAAACAATTGCAGATCTTATCGGAGCAAAATTCATTGGCTCTGAAGATTTTGAAATATTGGGAACCAACGAAATTCACAGAGTAAAATCTGGTGAAATTGTTTTCGTCAATCATCCAAAATATTACGATAAAGCTTTAGATTCAGCAGCAACCATTATCTTAATCGATAAAGAAGTAGAATGTCCGGAAGGTAAAGCGCTTTTGGTTTCAGACGATCCTTTCAGAGACTTCAACAAAATAAATACCCATTTCACCAGAATTTACAACTTCACCGAAACTCTTCATGATGTAGAAATTGGCGAAGGAACAAAAATTCACCCTTCAGCAGTTTTAGGAAATAATATTACCATTGGTAAGAACACAATTATCTTTCCAAATGTTGTCATTGGTGACCGAACGGTTATTGGTGATAATGTTGTCATTCAATCGAACACTGTTTTGGGAGGTGACGCATTTTATTACAGAAAGCTCAACGGAAATTTCGACCGTTTAATCTCTGTAGGAAATGTAATCATCGAAAACAACGTAGAAATCGGAAACGGTTGTACCATCGATAGGGGAGTTACAGACTCTACAATCATTGGTGAAGGTTCTGTTTTAGATAATCAAATTCAGATTGGTCACGATACGGTAATTGGCAAAAGATGTCTGATTGCTTCTCAAGTTGGTGTTGCAGGATGCTGCATTATCGGTGATGAGGTTACTCTTTGGGGACAAGTAGGCATCGCTTCCGGAAATCATATTGAAAGTGGCTCTGTACTTTTAGGCAAAACAGGTGTCAACCGAGACCTGAAAAAAGGAACTTACATTGGAATGTTTGCCGAAGATTACAAAACTTACCTTAAAAAAGAGGTGAAATTGAGAAATTTAGAATAAAAGGTATACAATAGGAATGCTCTTCTGTTATTAACCTTTTTATATAAAATAAACGAGAGTAGGGAATACCTACTCTCGTTTTTAAATGTTTGTTTTTAATTGATTTGAAAACCAGTAATTTAAGTTTTTAAAAATTACTGTCTCTAACTGTCACATAATAAAATCGTGCGGAAGAAAGATTGGATATTCAAACAAAATTTCCAGTATAAATTAAGCTATATTTTGGTAAATTTTGTTTTGATTATTAAACTCTTCTATTGTCTTGTAATGTAAGGTACCATGACGTCTTTTTTTGTTGTACCAGATTTCAATGTATTCAAAGATTTCAAGTTCCATTTTTTCTTTTGTAATGAGCTTGTTGCCATAAATGAGTTCCGTTTTTAGTGATTTGAAAAAGCTCTCAGCCACGGCATTATCCCAGCAATTTCCTTTGCGACTCATGCTTTTTGTAACATCATAAAATTCAACGGTATTTGCAAATTTCTTACTTGCATATTGAACACCTCGTATTCTTTATGCCATTTGTAAAGTAAGATGACTTTTATTCCATGTTCCCGAGCCAACTCCGAGGTATTAGTTCGTTCATTGCTTAGTTGAACGGCTTTTGTCTTAAAAACTGGATCGTAAATTTTTCTCTCTCATTTCATCTGATAAAATTAAAGTTTTCTGCTTAACCTTTACTTGACGCTAAGTAAGTATATCCAATATTCATAACCCTTCACAACGTTTTTAGAAAAATATCGAAAGTGTAGTAATTCTACTACAAAGAAAGTGGAGAAATGCATTTAACTTTGAGATATAAAAGAAGAGTAAAAAGAAGAAAACAATTAAATATTAAGCTCTAAAATGTAGGACTTATAGTATCAAGTAATTCGATAAATGAATTGGTTTTCAATAAAATAAGGATTAAAAAAATCCTAAATCTCTTTTTTTAATTGAAAGAATTGATTAAGTCATAATTTTTCTTTTTTAGCCAAATATTGTCTATATTTAATTCACTTTCTTATTACTAAAAGCAAACACAAAAACACACCCTATTATGAAAGAGAATACTAACCCTAATGAAAAGTTTTTCAAACCTGATAGTTATAAAGCACCCAATAATGCACAAGGAATCAAGGAAAACCATATTGCGGGGATCAATCGCGTGGTGAAATTGGGCATTGTAATAGAAGGAAAAGAAATCAAGAATTTCAAACATTTTAAGCTCCAACAAAGTGCTGTAAAACACCACGAATTCGAACTTACCCTTCCCTTTGATGCGCTTTCTGAAAGACAAGACCATCAACTTGAACAAGCCAACAAATTTCTGGGTAAAAGACTGACCACGAAAATAGTTTACAAAGATGTAGAAGACAGTCCAGAACGCGTTTTCGTAGGCGTGATTACCAAAGTAGGTTTCAGCCAAGATAGTAACTCTTTGGGAAAT is drawn from Chryseobacterium muglaense and contains these coding sequences:
- a CDS encoding septal ring lytic transglycosylase RlpA family protein, translated to MMKRFILVIIMMISTLGIYSFTSNAVDAKKTSYASYYHDKFNGRKTASGEVFDNSKLTAAHRTLPFGTEIRVTNLNNGKEVIVSINDRGPFHSSRALDMSKAAFDEIGNTDHGTIPVEYEIVD
- a CDS encoding septal ring lytic transglycosylase RlpA family protein produces the protein MMKRFILVIIMMISTLGMYSFTNNAVDAKKTSYASYYHDKFNGRKTASGAIFDNSKLTAAHRTLPFGTVVRVTNLNNGKEVIVSINDRGPFHSARALDMSKAAFDEIGNIDHGVIPVQYEIVD
- a CDS encoding exodeoxyribonuclease III, translated to MRLITYNVNGIRAAFTKDFLGWLKTADPDIICIQESKAGNDQIDIESLEKVGYHSYWHSAQKKGYSGVGIASKTKPNHVEYGCGIESYDNEGRIIRADFDGFSVISVYVPSASNIERLEFKMQFCHDFLEYIKNLKKEIPNLIISGDFNICHHAIDIHNPVGLKNTSGFLPMEREWMTNFIDECELIDTFRLFNNEPDNYTWWSYRQNARANNKGWRLDYNFASYSLKDKLSRAVILKEAVHSDHCPALLEFNF
- a CDS encoding MliC family protein; the encoded protein is MNKSILAASFVAVLTLAACKKENPASDSSLGSDSIMSSPKDSTHQSISDSLTNNQTESNPEIIKTTISDKNGKKLDMTFNNTKNIVTLVLNGETIELEGQKAASGIWYKNEHYELRGKGNENELHKDGKLIFKSEK
- the porX gene encoding T9SS response regulator signal transducer PorX, with the translated sequence MSNKILWIDDEIDLLKPHIVFLEKKGYVVTPVNNVNEALELIDSEKFDLTLIDENMPGISGLEAIPMIKEKDNALKIVMVTKSEEEHIMEEAIGSQIADYILKPVNPNQILLSLKKNLQEENLVEQKTILQYQQEFRSLSMELSYLRTYQDWAEYYKKIVNWELKFDKVTDNEFADLLQSQKEEANIQFAKFIENNYEDWLNSSDKPMMSHTLFKDKVKAEVEKDKVLLLMVDNLRYDQWKVIEPLFTKYYNKVSEDYYYSILPTATQYARNSFFAGLLPSEIEKRFPEKWFNDNEEGNKNEFERDFLEDQMKRVGLSSKSMKYLKVLNADFERKIYDDFNQHKNNDLLVIVYNFIDILSHAKTDNHIVDQLIRDDKTFRSLTSNWFENSSLIKIIKLAAENGFKLVITTDHGTVYVKKPSRVVGDRETSTNIRYKTGKSLTYDDKDVWAVSNPEKLFLPKGNLSSKYIFAKNNIFLAYPKNYNHFVNYYKETYQHGGISLEECIIPISVLEPK
- a CDS encoding HD domain-containing protein, with product MQNKLKIINDPVHGFIKIPHEILFDVIEHPYFQRLRRISQTGLLNLIFPGATHTRFHHAIGAMHLMFTALETLKQKGVAISVEEEKGAMLAILMHDIGHGPFSHALESMLMDDWHHENLSLLLMNRLNDEFNGQLSIAIEMFQGKYHRKFFNQLISSQLDVDRLDYLNRDSFFTGVSEGNINTQRIISMMNVCEEELVIDAKGVYSIENFLTARMFMYWQVYYHKTSALAEFILVKILERAKYLVSEGVDLPATENLNYFLNRGKSAATDEDVERFTQLDDNDIIHAMKIWQKSDDFILAYWCKCVIQRSFPKTIISSQPFDAEFIKEKIKSTNDFFGIDNGEELVHQITRSLLPYDTEKQPIYLLQKNGKVLKLDESEDQLLSGLIVHKTKRYILAFPRM
- the lpxD gene encoding UDP-3-O-(3-hydroxymyristoyl)glucosamine N-acyltransferase, with product MEFTASQIASFIDGKIIGDENALITGVSPIESGEAGHLSFVAQDRFAHHLETSQCSVLIVTETLINKDQYNPTIIAVKDAYLSFQILMNLYQEMQGRKEGVEDGSSIHDTAVIGDRVYIGAFTYVSEKAKIGEGSQIFPQVYIGKGVKIGKNCKIDSGARIYDYCIIGDNCVIHSNTVIGGDGFGFQPTPEGFQKIPQLGNVIIEDNVEIGSNCSIDRATIGSTTIGKGTKIDNLIQIAHNVKIGANNVIAAQAGIAGSTTIGDWNQIGGQVGIVGHIKIGNQVKIQAQSGVNSSVNDKETIYGSPAISYNDYLRSYVHFRNLPELAKRINNLENNSKDHTNE
- a CDS encoding bifunctional UDP-3-O-[3-hydroxymyristoyl] N-acetylglucosamine deacetylase/3-hydroxyacyl-ACP dehydratase; its protein translation is MSDMQKTLQEEVTLSGIGLHTGKEVKLTIKPAKENTGFVFVRTDLEGRPHVEADVNYVVATERGTTLEKLGVKINTCEHLLAALVGCDIDNAVMEMDASEPPILDGSSKFFVEAIESVGVVEQAVAREYLVVKEVLSYSDPATGSEITIIPSDHYEVTTMVDFGTKVLGTQNATLKNISEFKEEISSARTFSFLHELEMLLDHGLIKGGDISNAIVYVDKDLTPETTEKLKKAFGKDHVSIRPNGILDNLTLNYPNEAARHKLLDVIGDLALTGVKIKGKVIANKPGHFVNTQFAKKLNRQWKLQKKKNVPEFDLSKEPVFDINGIMKLMPHRPPFLLIDKILELSDSHVVGLKNVTMNEPFFVGHFPKEPVMPGVLQVEALAQTGGILVLASVPDPENYSTYFIKIDKVKFKRKVVPGDTMIFKIELIEPIRRGIVHMQGYGYVGDTVAVEAELMAQVAKNKID